The following coding sequences are from one Gemmobacter sp. 24YEA27 window:
- a CDS encoding sigma-70 family RNA polymerase sigma factor, with product MLTFNNEPQFAEADQLVARARAGDADAFEQLLRQHYRFIFRVALRWLGNDSDAEDVTQAVAMRLARAIQGFDGRSAFTSWLYRITLNAVRDLQRSQSRSRRLHDAVALVSEDSHSGDQEDALRIADIWRVVRSLPDQQRDAVMLVHGEELSQAEAARIMGCKEPTVAWHIHKARKALRQIL from the coding sequence GTGTTGACATTCAACAATGAGCCGCAGTTTGCAGAGGCTGACCAGCTTGTCGCACGCGCCCGGGCAGGCGATGCTGATGCTTTCGAGCAGCTGTTGCGCCAGCATTACCGCTTCATCTTTCGGGTCGCCCTGCGCTGGCTCGGAAATGACAGCGATGCCGAAGATGTCACCCAAGCAGTTGCCATGCGGCTCGCGCGGGCGATCCAGGGCTTTGACGGCCGCTCGGCTTTTACCAGCTGGCTTTATCGGATCACGCTGAATGCTGTGCGCGACCTGCAACGCAGCCAGAGCCGCAGCAGACGGCTGCACGATGCCGTGGCGCTGGTCAGTGAAGACAGCCATTCCGGCGACCAGGAGGATGCGCTGAGGATCGCCGATATCTGGCGCGTGGTGCGCAGCCTGCCCGATCAACAGCGCGATGCCGTCATGCTGGTGCATGGAGAGGAATTGAGCCAGGCCGAGGCCGCGCGTATCATGGGCTGCAAGGAACCCACCGTCGCCTGGCATATCCACAAAGCGCGTAAAGCATTGAGGCAGATCCTGTGA
- a CDS encoding methyltransferase, TIGR04325 family gives MGPGQGRRALQRAVQRHLSLPLRSLWNRALALTPAAPGFVGAWPTHAEAMRHIPKGWLPGYDHDALAETSFRKMCVVQLHDYPVLYWLRHHLRPGMRVLDLGGHLGTKFIAFAPHLPLEGVEWVVCDLPAIIAAARTRQARGELPAALRFESDPGAAGPADILLASGLFQYLDIPWPSLLTGWRFRRASRSSTRLPRAMAPLSPRSSASARRACPISSATARGLRKKSPAAAGRSATDGRSRSSAM, from the coding sequence ATGGGGCCTGGACAGGGCAGACGGGCTTTGCAAAGGGCGGTGCAACGGCATCTGAGCCTGCCATTGCGCAGCTTGTGGAACCGGGCGCTGGCCCTGACCCCGGCCGCACCCGGCTTTGTCGGCGCCTGGCCCACCCATGCCGAGGCGATGCGCCATATCCCGAAGGGCTGGCTTCCCGGCTATGACCATGACGCGCTGGCCGAGACCTCGTTTCGCAAGATGTGCGTCGTGCAGCTGCATGACTATCCGGTGCTGTACTGGCTCCGGCACCATCTGCGGCCCGGAATGCGCGTGCTGGATCTGGGGGGGCATCTGGGCACAAAATTCATCGCCTTCGCGCCGCATCTGCCGCTGGAGGGCGTGGAATGGGTGGTCTGCGATCTGCCGGCGATCATCGCCGCCGCCCGGACCCGTCAGGCCAGGGGCGAACTGCCTGCCGCACTCCGCTTTGAAAGCGATCCCGGGGCCGCCGGTCCTGCGGATATTCTTCTGGCGTCGGGGCTGTTTCAGTATCTGGACATCCCCTGGCCCAGCTTGTTGACCGGATGGCGGTTCCGCCGCGCCTCGCGATCTTCAACAAGGTTGCCACGCGCGATGGCGCCTCTGTCACCACGCTCGAGCGCATCGGCCCGGCGCGCGTGCCCTATCAGTTCCGCAACCGCCAGGGGTTTGAGGAAGAAATCACCGGCTGCGGCTGGCAGATCCGCGACAGATGGGAGATCCCGCAGCTCAGCCATGTGA
- a CDS encoding CocE/NonD family hydrolase, with amino-acid sequence MQLSGRGRTRHGGRPAPGPSGPRCPGRADPRLSGRHLKAAPETKVPESGAPRLQYYVLNSDTWRNAEDWPPPEAQPLPLYLDGERLTRQSPVRDATRSFTSDPMHPVPTLGGAICCTGEPDLRDGPLFQNAVEGRGDLLIWTSDPLERAMTIAGPITAQVFVSTDAPDSDLIVRLTDVDPQGKSLMIQEGALRLRYRGGFDQPEPMRAGQVTEVTVDLRDIAWTLAAGHRLRLNIAGTSFPRLERNLNTGSANYAESQGRPARMTVHSGLSHPTRLLLSVLPE; translated from the coding sequence TTGCAGCTATCTGGGCGCGGACGAACCCGGCATGGTGGGCGACCTGCCCCTGGCCCCTCAGGGCCGCGCTGCCCCGGTCGGGCAGATCCTCGCCTTTCTGGCCGCCACCTGAAGGCCGCACCGGAGACTAAGGTACCTGAAAGCGGGGCGCCGAGGCTGCAATACTACGTCCTCAATTCCGACACATGGCGCAATGCAGAGGACTGGCCCCCGCCCGAGGCGCAGCCCCTGCCGCTTTATCTGGACGGCGAGCGTCTGACCAGGCAAAGCCCCGTGCGGGACGCAACCCGCAGCTTCACCTCGGATCCGATGCACCCGGTGCCGACCCTTGGTGGCGCGATCTGTTGCACCGGCGAGCCCGATCTGCGCGACGGCCCGCTGTTCCAGAACGCCGTCGAGGGGCGCGGCGACCTGCTGATCTGGACCTCGGACCCGCTGGAGCGTGCCATGACCATCGCGGGGCCGATCACCGCCCAGGTCTTTGTCTCGACCGATGCGCCCGATTCCGACCTTATCGTACGGCTGACCGATGTGGACCCGCAGGGCAAGTCGCTGATGATCCAGGAAGGCGCCTTGCGCCTGCGCTATCGCGGGGGCTTCGATCAGCCTGAACCGATGCGGGCCGGTCAGGTTACCGAAGTCACCGTCGATCTGCGCGACATCGCCTGGACCCTTGCCGCCGGGCACCGGCTGCGGCTGAATATCGCCGGAACCAGCTTTCCCCGGCTGGAGCGGAACCTGAACACAGGCAGCGCGAATTATGCCGAAAGCCAGGGGCGGCCCGCCCGGATGACCGTGCATTCCGGCTTGTCTCATCCCACCCGCCTCCTGCTGTCGGTCTTGCCGGAATAG
- a CDS encoding 4'-phosphopantetheinyl transferase superfamily protein: MDRGTRGLRRVLANRLAARPEDLRFRIGPCGRPSLGGSLRFSLSHAGGWAAVALCEGVDPGLDIEAISPVSVALAEHHFAPEECAALEALPPKDWQAAFFRCWTRKEAVVKATGRGLSMPLIDFAVNLSPLAPRLLRIRDDDARTWALWQLPTGPGMAGSLAMRNQGRRVNLRFCSGWLGLHHDANLSAQENTRGSGWGPGPDGCRSHG; the protein is encoded by the coding sequence ATGGATCGCGGCACGCGGGGCCTGCGCCGGGTGCTGGCGAACCGTCTGGCGGCCCGCCCCGAGGATCTGCGGTTCCGGATTGGCCCTTGTGGCAGGCCATCGCTGGGCGGCTCGCTGCGGTTCAGTCTCAGCCATGCCGGCGGCTGGGCGGCCGTGGCACTGTGCGAAGGGGTTGATCCCGGACTGGACATCGAGGCGATTTCCCCCGTGAGCGTCGCCCTGGCCGAACATCATTTCGCGCCCGAGGAATGCGCCGCGCTGGAGGCTTTGCCGCCAAAGGACTGGCAGGCCGCGTTTTTCCGCTGCTGGACGCGTAAAGAGGCGGTGGTCAAGGCCACCGGGCGCGGGTTGTCGATGCCGCTGATCGATTTCGCGGTGAATTTGTCGCCTCTGGCGCCGCGCCTGTTGCGCATCAGGGATGATGACGCCCGGACCTGGGCGCTGTGGCAGCTGCCGACAGGGCCGGGCATGGCAGGCTCGCTTGCCATGCGCAATCAGGGGCGGCGGGTGAACTTGCGGTTTTGCTCCGGATGGCTGGGGCTGCACCATGACGCTAACCTTTCCGCTCAAGAAAATACCCGAGGCTCCGGCTGGGGCCCAGGGCCGGATGGGTGTCGATCACATGGCTGA
- a CDS encoding CocE/NonD family hydrolase, whose translation MRMRRAFWVTLAGLSLAGGAALVISQPLRAQLIWQIQAGAPDLSDVGVAMPDGLRLATDVYLPAPGLRGTGFRGPAVLMRLPYGKRSYGEIRFWVNILLPEGYAVVVQDMRGRGNSDGVFAPWPNEGADGAATLDWITAQGWSDGAVGTLGCSALGESQLMLAALNHPAHRAMVPMGAGGAAGTLEGRHTYFGAFEGGIFQLASGIGWFGTAGEKTPGRYAPEGGDLAAALQTLPIIGAVRRLRHDPTDYEAFLEHFGDTAWWNDMGYISPEDRPTVPAFYIDSWYDPSIGGTLALQRASRLAGAETQTLITPGTHCSYLGADEPGMVGDLPLAPQGRAAPVGQILAFLAAT comes from the coding sequence ATGCGTATGAGGCGCGCCTTCTGGGTGACACTGGCGGGGCTGTCGCTGGCCGGGGGTGCCGCCCTGGTCATCAGCCAACCGCTGCGCGCGCAGCTGATCTGGCAGATCCAGGCCGGCGCGCCCGATCTTTCCGATGTGGGGGTCGCGATGCCCGATGGCCTGCGGCTGGCCACCGATGTCTACCTGCCGGCACCTGGCTTGCGCGGAACTGGCTTTCGCGGCCCTGCCGTGCTGATGCGCCTGCCCTATGGCAAGCGATCCTATGGCGAGATCAGGTTCTGGGTGAACATCCTGCTGCCCGAGGGCTATGCCGTGGTTGTGCAGGATATGCGGGGACGGGGCAACTCGGACGGTGTATTCGCGCCCTGGCCGAACGAGGGCGCGGATGGCGCCGCCACGCTGGACTGGATCACCGCGCAGGGCTGGTCGGATGGTGCGGTGGGAACCCTCGGCTGCTCGGCACTTGGGGAAAGCCAGCTGATGCTGGCCGCGCTGAACCATCCCGCGCATCGCGCCATGGTGCCGATGGGGGCCGGCGGGGCCGCAGGCACGCTTGAGGGGCGCCATACCTATTTCGGCGCATTCGAGGGCGGCATTTTCCAACTCGCCTCGGGGATTGGGTGGTTCGGGACTGCGGGCGAAAAGACCCCGGGGCGCTATGCCCCCGAAGGCGGCGATCTGGCGGCGGCCCTGCAGACCCTGCCGATCATCGGTGCGGTGCGACGCCTGCGCCACGACCCCACCGATTACGAGGCGTTTCTGGAGCACTTCGGCGATACCGCGTGGTGGAACGACATGGGCTATATCAGCCCGGAGGATCGCCCCACCGTGCCGGCCTTCTATATCGACAGCTGGTATGATCCCTCGATCGGCGGCACGCTGGCGCTGCAACGTGCCAGCCGGTTGGCGGGGGCCGAGACGCAGACCCTCATCACACCCGGCACCCATTGCAGCTATCTGGGCGCGGACGAACCCGGCATGGTGGGCGACCTGCCCCTGGCCCCTCAGGGCCGCGCTGCCCCGGTCGGGCAGATCCTCGCCTTTCTGGCCGCCACCTGA
- a CDS encoding polysaccharide biosynthesis tyrosine autokinase has translation MLDILRQHRGLILAVMIAGLAGMYIHLMRSTPTYMAGTQVVIDTRQERISPVEEVVSNLAVNNSVVAGEVETIRSNVLIGRVVDRLALVDNPAFDPRLDRGEGWLSRIGRLISGGEPFHIRAAAMPPDALRAMVVQRVQRDMRVTQVGVSYVIRITYENPDPLLARDIANALAEAYVGSLLDNKRDATLRVNTWLSERLVELSAQVETADAAVVAFRTEMVAKTGGSEEVTGQLMAELNSKMVATQAERADAEVRSDQVSYLLERGGTTAVADMVTSPLLETLHRQRSELAAQQAELGSTLGRRHPEMVRITAQIGDIDRSIEAEVRRQIEALQVNVSIARNREQALAAQIAVVSDRLDQIAHASVRLDQLLRTAEATRLVYENFLSRFKETSAQGDFQSPEAQIIEKANLPTAPSSPRVGFSMMIAAVASLSFGIVAAFGRSALRDPVRTADDLREATHLPTLAALPHIARTRGGPTWLERELSGVAPTAFMEGIRSVRARLLEEPEFTRPRVVMVTSSLSGEGKSSICHALIRSLSDVGRKVTLIDMDLRRSDSIRTLGLDENGPDLIDIMSGRKPVASLLSGGMEFSAMLGADILVPRQRSDRAADLISRPEMAEVIGLLRQRYDVVIVNAPPVLNLADTLLLAKHTDATLLVAQSGRTPMRVLRQMLMRLTDAGVPVLGTVLTQVRRHHAAARDVYGYNY, from the coding sequence CTGCTCGACATCCTGCGGCAGCATCGCGGGTTGATCCTCGCGGTGATGATTGCCGGCCTGGCTGGCATGTATATCCACCTCATGCGCAGCACGCCGACCTATATGGCGGGCACGCAGGTGGTGATCGACACAAGGCAGGAGCGCATCTCGCCGGTCGAGGAGGTGGTTTCAAACCTTGCGGTCAATAATTCGGTAGTCGCGGGCGAGGTCGAAACCATCCGTTCCAACGTGCTCATCGGGCGGGTGGTTGATAGACTGGCACTGGTCGACAACCCCGCCTTTGATCCAAGGCTGGATCGTGGCGAAGGCTGGCTGAGCAGGATCGGCCGGCTGATATCCGGTGGTGAACCCTTTCATATCCGGGCAGCCGCGATGCCGCCTGATGCCCTGCGGGCGATGGTGGTCCAGCGTGTCCAGCGTGACATGCGGGTGACGCAGGTCGGGGTCTCTTACGTCATCCGAATTACCTATGAGAATCCTGATCCGCTGCTGGCGCGCGACATCGCCAATGCACTGGCCGAGGCTTATGTCGGCTCTTTGCTGGACAACAAACGCGATGCCACGTTGCGGGTGAATACCTGGCTGTCGGAACGTCTGGTCGAGCTGAGTGCGCAGGTCGAGACGGCGGATGCCGCCGTTGTAGCCTTCCGGACCGAAATGGTGGCGAAGACCGGCGGCAGCGAAGAGGTGACCGGTCAGCTGATGGCCGAGCTGAACAGCAAGATGGTGGCGACCCAGGCCGAACGCGCCGATGCCGAGGTGCGGTCAGATCAGGTGTCCTATCTGCTGGAACGGGGCGGCACGACGGCGGTGGCCGATATGGTGACCTCGCCCCTGCTGGAGACGCTGCATCGCCAGCGGTCGGAACTGGCGGCGCAACAGGCCGAACTGGGCAGCACTCTGGGGCGGCGGCATCCCGAGATGGTGCGGATCACCGCCCAGATCGGTGACATCGACCGCAGTATCGAGGCCGAGGTGCGGCGCCAGATTGAAGCACTGCAGGTCAATGTCAGCATTGCGCGCAACCGGGAACAGGCGCTGGCCGCGCAGATTGCCGTAGTCTCGGACCGGCTGGACCAGATCGCCCATGCCTCGGTGCGGCTGGATCAGCTGCTGCGCACCGCCGAGGCGACGCGGCTTGTTTATGAAAACTTCCTGTCCCGCTTCAAGGAAACCAGTGCGCAAGGGGATTTCCAGTCGCCCGAGGCCCAGATTATCGAAAAGGCCAATCTTCCGACCGCTCCCTCCAGCCCGCGGGTAGGGTTTTCCATGATGATCGCGGCGGTGGCGTCGCTGAGCTTTGGCATTGTGGCGGCGTTCGGCCGGTCCGCACTGCGCGATCCGGTGCGGACGGCTGATGACCTGCGCGAGGCGACGCATCTGCCGACGCTGGCCGCTTTGCCGCATATTGCCAGGACCCGGGGCGGTCCCACCTGGCTGGAGCGCGAATTATCAGGGGTCGCGCCCACTGCCTTTATGGAGGGGATCCGCTCGGTCCGGGCAAGGCTGCTCGAGGAGCCTGAATTCACCCGCCCCCGGGTGGTCATGGTCACATCGTCCCTGTCGGGCGAGGGGAAATCATCCATCTGCCATGCGCTGATCCGGTCTTTGTCGGATGTCGGGCGCAAAGTGACCCTGATCGACATGGACCTGCGCCGGTCGGACTCCATACGCACTCTCGGGCTGGATGAAAATGGTCCCGACCTGATCGACATCATGTCCGGCCGTAAGCCGGTTGCCAGCCTCCTGTCCGGCGGGATGGAGTTCTCTGCCATGTTGGGCGCCGATATTCTGGTGCCGCGCCAACGCAGCGATCGGGCCGCCGACCTGATCAGCCGCCCGGAAATGGCCGAGGTGATAGGGCTTTTGCGCCAGCGCTATGACGTGGTGATCGTCAATGCGCCGCCGGTGCTGAACCTGGCGGATACTTTGCTTTTGGCCAAACACACAGATGCCACGCTGCTGGTGGCGCAAAGCGGTCGCACGCCGATGCGGGTGCTGCGCCAGATGCTGATGCGGCTGACCGATGCCGGGGTGCCGGTTCTCGGTACGGTGCTGACCCAGGTGCGCCGACATCACGCCGCGGCACGCGATGTTTACGGCTACAACTATTAA
- a CDS encoding glycosyltransferase has protein sequence MRVAIIHYWLVGMRGGERVLEEMLRLYPQADLFTHVADRSALSPLIADRPIHESFIARLPGARRHYQKYLPLMPRALEELDLRGYDLILSMESGPAKGIIPPPGSLHICYAHSPMRYIWDHYPQYRAGLGNPLMRMWFSRLAHRLRIWDVSTAARVDRFIANSHFVADRIMQYYRRDADVVHPPVDLEAYHPVTPPSPRSHYLFVSELVRYKRADLVIEAFRGWPERRLLVVGTGSERAALERDLPPNVTLLGRVPGSDLPDLYRRAHALIFPGEEDFGIVPVEAMACGTPVLAYGRGGATDSVIEGRTGLFFHDQSVAAIRQAVLDFENAPHRFDPEDIATHARGFGAPRFRAEIAAIIQAAQDGYSGKTDSRRRVG, from the coding sequence ATGCGGGTCGCGATCATTCATTACTGGCTGGTCGGAATGCGGGGCGGCGAGCGGGTGCTGGAGGAGATGCTCCGTCTTTACCCGCAGGCGGATCTCTTTACCCATGTCGCGGATCGCAGCGCGCTGTCGCCGCTCATTGCGGACCGCCCGATCCATGAGTCCTTCATCGCGCGGCTGCCTGGGGCCAGGCGGCATTACCAGAAATATCTGCCCCTGATGCCCCGCGCGCTGGAGGAACTGGACCTGCGCGGCTATGACCTGATCCTGTCGATGGAAAGTGGCCCGGCCAAGGGCATCATCCCGCCGCCGGGCTCGCTGCATATATGTTATGCGCATTCACCCATGCGCTATATCTGGGATCATTACCCGCAGTATCGGGCGGGACTGGGCAATCCGCTGATGCGGATGTGGTTCTCGCGGCTGGCGCATCGTCTGCGGATCTGGGACGTGTCCACCGCGGCGCGGGTTGACCGGTTCATCGCCAACTCTCACTTCGTGGCCGACCGGATCATGCAATATTACCGCCGGGACGCGGATGTGGTGCATCCCCCTGTCGATCTGGAGGCCTATCATCCGGTAACCCCGCCTTCGCCGCGCAGTCATTACCTGTTTGTCTCGGAGCTGGTGCGCTACAAACGCGCCGATCTTGTGATCGAGGCGTTTCGCGGCTGGCCAGAGCGCAGGCTCCTCGTCGTGGGCACCGGCAGCGAGCGGGCTGCGCTGGAACGGGATCTGCCGCCCAATGTCACGCTTTTGGGCCGGGTTCCGGGGTCGGATCTGCCCGACCTCTACCGCCGGGCCCATGCGCTGATCTTTCCGGGGGAAGAGGATTTCGGCATCGTCCCGGTCGAGGCAATGGCCTGTGGCACGCCGGTCCTGGCCTATGGGCGCGGTGGTGCAACGGACAGCGTGATCGAAGGGCGAACGGGCCTGTTCTTCCATGACCAGAGCGTTGCGGCGATCCGGCAGGCGGTGCTGGATTTCGAGAACGCCCCGCATCGTTTTGACCCGGAGGATATTGCGACTCATGCCCGGGGGTTCGGGGCCCCCCGGTTCCGGGCCGAGATCGCCGCGATCATCCAGGCTGCGCAGGATGGCTATTCCGGCAAGACCGACAGCAGGAGGCGGGTGGGATGA
- a CDS encoding polysaccharide biosynthesis/export family protein, protein MLPVTVAFGATPDEYMISIGDELELDILDDSEPPQRFVVGGNGQVQLPFIGGVSVENTRLSDARDLIARSYIEREIFIAPRVELSVASFRPIFVIGDVKTPGNYNYQPFLTAEQAAGLAGGAAVSTNNAETRVLEKRSIEGSLSGLRADLARRAAQLARVRVQIAGGAKVGWGDVPSEIRSDIDRTLFDELTAAEDQIIALDAQSLATRRGLLTDAIAEAENRIDLMGQRHDVLVKAVESNRVEVNRSKDLVTRGLRPVSTLADDEQAQSRLEGELLRLGEERSAALVQVNTLRSDLTELDTLGEKELLTEAQSLRAAIAQGRADLASAQDRILLLTQWITSSDGPEADLLVEYLARRRTSVGMEEIALQPFEELQPGDLLMVRIRPPEALDGREQKG, encoded by the coding sequence TTGCTGCCTGTCACCGTCGCCTTCGGGGCGACGCCTGATGAATATATGATCAGCATCGGTGATGAGCTGGAACTTGATATCCTTGATGACAGCGAGCCGCCGCAGCGTTTTGTCGTTGGCGGCAACGGGCAGGTGCAATTGCCGTTTATCGGCGGGGTGTCGGTGGAGAATACCCGGCTCAGCGATGCGCGTGACCTGATCGCCCGCTCTTACATCGAGCGTGAGATTTTTATTGCCCCCCGGGTGGAGCTTTCGGTTGCCAGTTTCCGTCCGATCTTTGTCATCGGCGATGTAAAGACGCCGGGCAATTACAATTATCAGCCGTTCCTGACCGCAGAACAGGCGGCGGGACTGGCGGGGGGGGCAGCCGTTTCGACCAATAATGCCGAAACCCGGGTGCTGGAAAAGCGCAGTATTGAAGGCAGTCTCAGCGGTCTGCGGGCCGATCTGGCGCGGCGGGCGGCACAACTGGCGCGCGTGCGGGTCCAGATCGCGGGCGGTGCTAAGGTAGGCTGGGGCGATGTGCCCTCCGAGATCCGCTCAGATATTGACCGGACACTGTTCGACGAGCTGACCGCCGCCGAGGATCAGATCATCGCGCTGGATGCGCAAAGTCTGGCCACGCGGCGCGGCCTGCTGACCGATGCGATCGCCGAAGCAGAGAACCGGATCGATCTGATGGGACAGCGGCATGATGTGCTTGTGAAAGCGGTCGAGAGCAACCGCGTCGAGGTGAACCGCAGCAAGGATCTGGTGACGCGGGGGCTGCGTCCGGTTTCCACCCTTGCGGATGACGAACAGGCGCAGTCGCGGCTGGAAGGGGAATTACTGCGGCTGGGCGAGGAACGATCTGCCGCGCTGGTGCAGGTCAACACTTTGCGCAGTGACCTGACCGAACTGGATACCCTGGGTGAAAAGGAACTCCTGACCGAGGCGCAGTCGCTGCGCGCGGCAATTGCGCAGGGCAGGGCAGATCTGGCTTCGGCTCAGGATCGGATTTTGTTGCTGACGCAATGGATTACCAGTTCGGACGGCCCGGAGGCCGATCTACTGGTCGAATATCTGGCGCGCCGTCGCACCAGTGTCGGAATGGAGGAAATCGCGTTGCAGCCGTTTGAAGAGTTGCAGCCCGGCGATCTTCTGATGGTGCGCATCCGCCCGCCCGAGGCACTGGACGGGCGGGAGCAAAAGGGATGA